Proteins encoded by one window of Methanothermobacter sp. K4:
- the moaA gene encoding GTP 3',8-cyclase MoaA has translation MQVHDNHRRPLVSLRISVTGRCNVSCIYCHRDGIVRSDEEMSPGDIENICRVASDLGVKKIRLSGGEPLLRDDIVEIVERIDGIGFRDISITTNGTLLEDLSVPLRDAGLDRVNVSFDTLNPETYRFITRKDYLDRVKAGIEGAVMAGLDPVKINMVILRGVNHHEIWDMFEFCRQQGAVLQIIELLKTDSCPDNGVERYHCDITPIEAELAEMADRIMTRKFMQDRKKYFIGGGEVEVVRPMDNTRFCANCTRLRVTPDGKLKPCLLRNDNLVDTKEALSSGDLGGLRELFLEAIRRRSPYYQS, from the coding sequence ATGCAGGTCCATGATAACCACAGAAGACCGCTGGTATCACTGAGAATATCTGTAACGGGGCGCTGCAATGTCAGCTGTATCTACTGCCACCGGGACGGAATCGTGCGTTCAGACGAGGAGATGAGCCCGGGGGATATAGAGAACATATGCAGGGTGGCCTCTGACCTTGGTGTGAAGAAAATAAGACTATCTGGTGGCGAGCCCCTCCTAAGGGATGATATTGTTGAGATAGTCGAGAGGATAGACGGTATCGGATTCAGGGATATCTCCATAACAACCAACGGGACCCTCCTTGAGGACCTCAGTGTCCCCCTGAGGGATGCCGGGCTTGACAGGGTCAATGTCAGCTTCGACACCCTCAACCCTGAAACCTACAGGTTCATAACCAGGAAGGACTACCTTGATAGGGTTAAGGCGGGAATAGAAGGTGCCGTTATGGCTGGCCTCGACCCTGTCAAGATAAACATGGTGATACTGAGGGGTGTCAATCACCACGAAATATGGGACATGTTTGAGTTCTGCCGTCAGCAGGGTGCAGTGCTGCAGATAATAGAACTGCTGAAAACCGACAGCTGCCCTGATAATGGAGTGGAGAGATACCACTGCGACATAACCCCAATTGAGGCTGAACTAGCAGAAATGGCTGACCGTATAATGACAAGGAAGTTCATGCAGGACCGCAAGAAGTACTTCATCGGAGGGGGGGAGGTGGAGGTTGTGAGGCCCATGGATAATACGAGGTTCTGTGCAAACTGCACAAGACTGAGGGTAACCCCAGATGGGAAGCTGAAGCCATGCCTCCTCCGTAACGACAACCTGGTGGACACGAAGGAAGCCCTCAGCTCCGGTGACCTTGGGGGTCTCCGTGAACTCTTCCTTGAGGCCATCAGAAGGAGGTCCCCATACTATCAGTCCTGA
- a CDS encoding NADH-quinone oxidoreductase subunit NuoF yields MFEDIAGRALDEYMSLFRDEPVLFLGSATCGRSAGAHEIERVLLERASELSVECRIVHTGCMGLCYAEPMVTVFRGSTHGAIYGPVNRRLAKRIIQELADDEEPSAIGYVNVAFSGDSFEPSYSIDFMEKQSRRILRRCGLIDPENINHYLATGGYRGLLRALEMKPEDIIEEVKDSGLRGRGGAGFPTWLKWSLCRQEESDVKHLVCNADEGDPGAFMNRSLIEGDPHSLLEGILIASYAVGAEEAYIYCRAEYPLALERLRTAISDLRDLGLLGDDILDSGFSLDIRIKEGAGAFVCGEETALMASIEGKRGMPRTRPPFPTTNGLWGRPTVINNVETLAAVSMIMQQGPEHFNSLGTEGSPGTKTFSLVGDVRRTGLIEVPLGTSLREVIHDIGGGVRDGELKAVQIGGPSGGCLPAELVDTGIDYDSLTSAGAIMGSGGLVVLSDHTCMVELARYFLEFTQRESCGKCVPCRVGTRQMLMILNDIVEGSGREEDPEILRDIAETVRAASLCGLGQTSPNPVLTTLRYFENEYRDHINGKCTAAACSQLMHYLIDSEKCDGCLACLKTCPADAIEGSKDEVHVIDQESCLKCGSCLDTCKRDAVLRVPGPYSMANQD; encoded by the coding sequence ATGTTTGAAGATATTGCAGGAAGGGCACTGGATGAATACATGTCCCTCTTCCGGGACGAACCCGTATTATTCCTGGGTTCAGCAACCTGCGGAAGATCTGCGGGGGCTCATGAAATAGAGAGAGTATTGCTTGAGAGGGCTTCTGAGCTCTCAGTTGAATGCCGCATTGTACACACCGGATGCATGGGTCTATGCTACGCCGAACCCATGGTGACTGTATTCAGGGGGAGTACCCATGGTGCCATCTATGGACCGGTGAACAGGAGACTTGCAAAGAGGATAATTCAGGAGCTCGCTGATGATGAGGAACCCTCAGCCATTGGTTATGTTAATGTGGCCTTCAGTGGTGACTCATTTGAACCCTCCTACAGCATTGACTTCATGGAGAAACAGTCAAGGAGGATACTCAGAAGATGCGGCCTCATAGACCCCGAGAACATCAACCATTACCTGGCAACAGGAGGATACAGGGGGCTCCTCAGGGCACTGGAGATGAAACCTGAGGATATCATTGAAGAGGTGAAGGATTCCGGACTCAGGGGCCGTGGAGGGGCAGGGTTTCCCACCTGGCTCAAGTGGAGCCTCTGCCGACAGGAGGAATCCGATGTGAAGCACCTGGTATGCAACGCCGACGAGGGCGACCCGGGTGCCTTCATGAACCGTTCACTTATAGAGGGGGACCCCCACTCCCTCCTTGAGGGGATACTCATAGCATCATATGCTGTGGGTGCAGAGGAGGCCTACATCTACTGCAGGGCAGAGTACCCCCTTGCCCTTGAAAGACTCAGGACCGCAATATCCGACCTCCGGGATCTTGGACTCCTTGGGGATGACATCCTTGACTCGGGCTTCAGCCTTGATATAAGGATAAAGGAGGGGGCAGGGGCATTTGTATGTGGAGAGGAGACAGCCCTCATGGCATCCATTGAGGGTAAAAGGGGGATGCCCCGTACCAGACCACCATTCCCAACAACAAACGGTCTGTGGGGCAGGCCGACGGTCATAAACAATGTGGAGACACTTGCAGCTGTTTCAATGATAATGCAGCAGGGCCCAGAGCACTTCAATTCCCTGGGGACAGAGGGGAGTCCAGGGACCAAGACCTTCTCCCTTGTGGGGGATGTGAGGAGAACCGGCCTCATAGAGGTTCCCCTGGGCACAAGCCTGAGGGAGGTTATCCATGATATTGGTGGGGGAGTAAGGGACGGTGAGCTCAAGGCCGTCCAGATAGGAGGACCATCAGGTGGATGCCTCCCGGCTGAACTTGTTGACACTGGCATAGACTATGATTCACTGACATCTGCCGGTGCAATAATGGGTTCTGGGGGACTTGTGGTTTTATCCGACCATACATGCATGGTTGAACTTGCAAGGTACTTCCTTGAGTTCACGCAGCGGGAATCATGCGGAAAGTGTGTCCCGTGCCGTGTGGGTACAAGGCAGATGCTCATGATACTCAATGATATAGTTGAGGGCTCAGGAAGAGAGGAGGACCCGGAGATTCTAAGGGACATCGCAGAAACAGTCAGGGCAGCCTCTCTCTGCGGCCTGGGCCAGACGTCCCCAAATCCGGTTCTAACCACACTCAGGTACTTTGAAAATGAATACAGGGACCATATAAACGGGAAATGCACCGCAGCAGCATGTAGCCAGCTCATGCACTACCTCATAGATTCAGAAAAATGTGACGGATGCTTGGCCTGCCTGAAGACATGTCCAGCAGACGCCATTGAAGGTTCAAAGGATGAGGTGCATGTTATAGATCAGGAGAGCTGCCTCAAGTGCGGGTCATGTCTTGACACATGTAAGAGGGATGCTGTTCTGAGGGTTCCAGGGCCATACTCCATGGCCAATCAGGACTGA
- the nuoE gene encoding NADH-quinone oxidoreductase subunit NuoE → MDKKLKRIFSGYTGHASEIIPILQDIQDVYGYLPEHALEEVAGFTGVSKTHVYGVATFYAQFRFKPKGRKHIMVCTGTACHVSGAEQVLDAIERHLGIGEGDITEDMEYSLESVGCIGCCSLAPCAMVNDEVVSRIKPSRVGRIFPKKS, encoded by the coding sequence ATGGATAAGAAATTGAAGAGGATATTTTCTGGTTACACAGGTCATGCCTCAGAGATCATACCTATCCTCCAGGACATCCAGGATGTTTACGGCTATCTGCCGGAGCATGCCCTGGAGGAGGTTGCTGGTTTCACAGGGGTCAGTAAAACACATGTATACGGGGTTGCCACCTTTTATGCCCAGTTCAGGTTCAAACCAAAGGGAAGAAAACACATAATGGTCTGCACCGGAACAGCGTGCCATGTAAGCGGAGCTGAACAGGTCCTGGATGCCATTGAGAGGCACCTGGGCATCGGTGAGGGGGACATCACAGAGGATATGGAGTACTCACTGGAATCCGTGGGATGCATCGGCTGCTGCTCCCTGGCCCCATGTGCCATGGTGAACGATGAGGTTGTATCACGCATAAAACCATCAAGGGTTGGCAGAATTTTCCCAAAAAAGTCTTAG
- the fdhD gene encoding formate dehydrogenase accessory sulfurtransferase FdhD, producing the protein MSLYREVEAFRVDDEMRRVPERIVNDLEVRIRINGGLEQRFTASPAALKEFATGYLLGEGLVDSVDDIISMNITENLIDVEIESEDLEIRRELVMGSDCFGGWRQRVEMVEPVDSDFRVRAEDIFDAFRRMVKSATVWRMTGGTHVAALVTGDEFRVFEDVSRHVAVDKALGSGVMDGVNFSRSFMVYSGRMPADMLIKVVRAGVPIIASNAAPTSSGYDAARRTGLTMLGFVRGRRFNIYSHPERIILD; encoded by the coding sequence ATGTCACTTTACAGAGAGGTTGAGGCATTCCGTGTGGATGATGAGATGCGGAGGGTCCCTGAAAGAATCGTGAATGACCTTGAGGTGCGTATCAGGATAAATGGGGGTCTGGAGCAGCGTTTCACTGCAAGTCCCGCCGCACTTAAGGAATTTGCAACAGGCTACCTTCTCGGCGAGGGACTCGTGGACTCGGTTGATGATATAATATCCATGAATATCACAGAGAACCTCATCGACGTTGAGATAGAATCAGAGGACCTTGAGATAAGGCGCGAGCTTGTGATGGGTTCTGACTGCTTCGGTGGATGGAGGCAGAGGGTTGAGATGGTGGAACCAGTTGACTCAGACTTCAGGGTGAGGGCTGAGGACATATTCGATGCATTCAGGCGCATGGTGAAGTCAGCGACCGTGTGGAGGATGACTGGGGGTACACATGTTGCCGCCCTTGTGACCGGGGATGAATTCAGGGTGTTTGAGGATGTTAGCAGGCACGTGGCGGTTGATAAGGCCCTGGGCTCCGGTGTCATGGACGGTGTCAATTTTTCCAGAAGCTTCATGGTCTACAGTGGTAGGATGCCCGCAGACATGCTTATAAAGGTTGTGCGTGCAGGGGTGCCCATCATAGCATCGAACGCCGCCCCAACATCATCAGGCTATGACGCCGCAAGGAGGACTGGCCTTACAATGCTCGGATTTGTCAGGGGTAGGAGGTTCAACATATACAGCCACCCTGAGAGGATAATACTTGATTAG
- the hxlB gene encoding 6-phospho-3-hexuloisomerase, protein MIIREAIRDIVDNLEKMEREIDAETVDRFIDTLTSAGNVFVLGLGRSGLVAKAFAMRLMHLEINVFVVGETITPAINEGDALIAISGSGRTSYIVSAARIARERGARVVAVTSHPESELGGIADLTVTVRGRTKIDGEKNYMKRQIRGNHHSRTPLGTLFEISALVFLDGLIAELMHRLDKREEDLNERHSVFE, encoded by the coding sequence ATGATAATAAGAGAGGCCATCAGGGATATAGTGGATAATCTGGAGAAAATGGAAAGGGAGATTGACGCTGAAACAGTTGATAGATTCATAGACACCCTCACATCCGCAGGAAACGTCTTCGTGCTTGGACTGGGAAGATCGGGGCTTGTTGCAAAGGCCTTTGCCATGAGACTCATGCACCTGGAGATAAACGTCTTCGTGGTGGGTGAGACCATAACCCCCGCCATAAATGAGGGTGATGCGTTGATTGCAATATCAGGTTCGGGGAGGACAAGTTACATAGTCAGCGCTGCCAGGATAGCCCGGGAGAGAGGGGCCAGGGTCGTTGCCGTAACCTCACATCCAGAATCAGAACTTGGAGGGATAGCTGACCTCACCGTAACCGTGAGGGGCAGGACAAAGATCGATGGTGAGAAGAACTACATGAAGAGGCAGATACGGGGCAACCATCACTCAAGGACACCTCTGGGAACACTATTTGAGATATCAGCCCTTGTCTTTCTGGACGGCCTCATAGCTGAACTCATGCACAGGCTTGATAAGAGGGAGGAGGACCTCAACGAGAGGCACAGTGTTTTTGAATAA
- a CDS encoding LysR family transcriptional regulator — MDIEPLPGMKINGHEMDHRFLETLRVIGETFSQRKAARILGVTPQVLNRRVLRAESLLGVKLVKSSGAGSELTPEGMEILRTYLRQLKILSGSGRLMVAAGYVSSNLAEVLIDRSGVEASLFSCCDDDIFQLAERSMLDIIFLDDPLQAYQRDLDFVPVAYDHLVLVGGDAATMRELDGSSFVGVEGSVQRLAWEVLSDAGISFEVVREVRSPYHAHRIVSNDRKLMTFLSASQFSGPEILKNETRHVISAVVCRESEGVEKFMEFIMGDGQEAVLEAGFEPLH, encoded by the coding sequence ATGGATATTGAACCCCTCCCTGGAATGAAGATCAACGGCCATGAAATGGATCACAGATTCCTTGAGACCCTCCGTGTAATCGGGGAAACCTTCTCCCAGAGGAAGGCTGCAAGGATACTCGGTGTGACACCACAGGTTTTAAACAGGAGGGTTCTGCGTGCGGAATCTCTCCTGGGTGTTAAACTCGTAAAAAGCAGTGGCGCCGGATCAGAACTCACACCTGAGGGTATGGAGATCCTCAGAACCTACCTGCGCCAACTGAAAATCCTCAGTGGTTCAGGTAGGCTTATGGTCGCTGCGGGTTATGTCTCATCAAACCTTGCCGAGGTCCTCATTGATAGATCCGGAGTTGAGGCATCCCTCTTTTCATGCTGCGATGATGATATCTTCCAGCTTGCAGAAAGAAGCATGCTTGATATTATCTTCCTTGACGATCCCCTGCAGGCCTACCAGAGGGACCTCGACTTCGTGCCGGTTGCATATGACCACCTGGTGCTGGTGGGTGGTGATGCAGCAACCATGAGGGAACTTGACGGCTCATCATTCGTTGGCGTTGAAGGTTCGGTTCAGAGGCTGGCCTGGGAGGTGCTCTCAGATGCAGGTATCAGCTTTGAAGTTGTAAGGGAGGTCCGGTCCCCATACCATGCCCACAGGATCGTCAGCAATGACAGAAAACTCATGACATTCCTCAGTGCAAGCCAGTTCAGTGGCCCTGAAATCCTCAAGAATGAGACCAGGCATGTTATAAGCGCAGTGGTCTGCCGGGAAAGCGAAGGAGTTGAGAAATTCATGGAGTTCATAATGGGGGATGGCCAGGAGGCCGTTTTGGAGGCGGGTTTTGAACCGCTTCACTGA
- a CDS encoding carbohydrate kinase family protein gives MNEDRDLLAVGHTAFDYIIQLDKFPEPNSSTAIRRMRNLHGGAAANVALVGSKLGLRTSLVSAVGGDFEGSEYRRLLEASGIDIGSMIVVKAETTPTAFVMTDADHNQISYFYWGAAGYFRESEIPRRAIESARAVHLATGDPSFNCRCGKFARSLGKIISFDPGQDLHMYSRTQLERAVGVCDILFGNHHEIDRICSRLEVDIGGLRDIGPDVVVKTYGRDGSVIYANEVIKIDAIPREAADPTGAGDSYRAGFMRAYLAGADLMNCGRFASAVASFIVEEEGTQTNIPDLESAVRRFKTHWGYEPPI, from the coding sequence ATGAATGAAGACAGAGACCTTCTTGCTGTTGGACATACCGCCTTTGACTATATAATACAGCTTGATAAATTCCCAGAACCCAACTCATCAACAGCCATAAGGAGGATGAGGAACCTCCATGGTGGAGCAGCCGCCAACGTCGCCCTGGTGGGGTCAAAGCTGGGGCTCAGAACATCACTTGTATCAGCCGTTGGCGGCGACTTTGAGGGATCAGAGTACAGGAGGCTCCTTGAGGCCAGCGGCATAGATATAGGTTCCATGATTGTGGTGAAAGCTGAGACAACACCAACCGCCTTTGTGATGACAGATGCCGATCACAACCAGATAAGCTACTTCTACTGGGGTGCAGCAGGTTACTTCAGGGAGAGTGAGATCCCCCGGAGGGCCATAGAATCAGCCAGGGCCGTCCACCTTGCAACCGGAGACCCCTCCTTTAACTGCAGATGCGGTAAATTCGCAAGGTCACTGGGGAAGATCATATCCTTCGATCCAGGACAGGACCTCCACATGTACTCCAGGACCCAGCTCGAGAGGGCTGTAGGGGTATGCGACATCCTCTTCGGCAACCACCACGAGATAGACCGCATATGCTCCAGACTGGAGGTTGATATTGGTGGTCTCAGAGACATTGGCCCTGATGTTGTGGTTAAGACCTACGGCAGGGATGGAAGTGTTATCTATGCCAATGAGGTCATTAAAATCGATGCAATACCCAGGGAGGCCGCCGATCCCACAGGGGCCGGTGACTCCTACAGGGCAGGGTTCATGAGGGCCTACCTTGCCGGTGCAGATCTCATGAACTGTGGCAGGTTTGCCTCGGCGGTTGCATCCTTCATAGTCGAGGAGGAGGGGACACAGACAAACATTCCAGATCTTGAATCTGCTGTGAGACGCTTTAAGACGCACTGGGGCTATGAACCCCCAATATAA
- the thiC gene encoding phosphomethylpyrimidine synthase, whose translation MTQMDEAKKGVITEEMKAVAEAENVTPEFIRRGVASGRIAIPSNLNRDEVAPVGIGEGLRTKVNATIGTSTDIVDFEMEEEKARIAIENKADTLMELSVGGDLDEIRRRILDLSPIPVGSVPVYQAAIETIRKEGAAIYMDEDVMFKAIEKQAKDGIDFMAIHCSVNRETLRRLKRQGREGGLVSRGGAFVSAWMVENGLENPLYENFDYILEIAKEHDFVMSMANAMRAGAIADSTDRAQVQELIVLGELIDRAREAGVQTIVEGPGHIPLNEIKANVILQKKLCRGAPFYMLGPIVTDIGAGYDHIVSSIGAAASAAAGADFICYVTPAEHLALPYPDDVKEGVIATRIGAYVGDMAKGIHSGEKDLEMANARKKLNWEAQFDAAMCPAEARRIRDERPPEDPDTCTMCGEYCAVKIVNEWLDSADTRIFD comes from the coding sequence ATGACTCAAATGGATGAAGCTAAAAAAGGTGTTATAACAGAAGAAATGAAGGCGGTGGCAGAGGCAGAGAACGTCACCCCAGAATTCATAAGGAGAGGAGTTGCCAGTGGGAGAATAGCCATCCCCAGCAACCTGAACAGGGACGAGGTTGCCCCGGTCGGTATAGGTGAGGGTTTAAGGACCAAGGTCAATGCCACCATAGGTACATCCACCGACATCGTGGACTTCGAAATGGAGGAGGAAAAGGCCCGCATTGCCATTGAAAACAAGGCCGACACTCTCATGGAGCTCTCAGTTGGAGGGGACCTCGATGAGATAAGAAGGCGGATTCTGGACCTTTCACCCATACCCGTTGGAAGCGTGCCGGTGTATCAGGCGGCCATTGAGACCATAAGGAAGGAGGGCGCTGCGATCTACATGGACGAGGACGTCATGTTCAAAGCCATTGAGAAGCAGGCAAAGGATGGTATAGACTTCATGGCCATCCACTGCAGTGTCAACAGGGAAACCCTCAGGAGGCTCAAGAGGCAGGGCCGTGAGGGTGGCCTTGTGAGCAGGGGAGGTGCCTTTGTATCAGCCTGGATGGTTGAAAACGGACTGGAGAATCCCCTCTATGAGAACTTCGATTACATCCTTGAGATAGCCAAGGAACACGACTTTGTCATGTCAATGGCCAACGCAATGAGGGCCGGTGCCATTGCAGACTCAACCGACCGTGCACAGGTCCAGGAACTCATAGTCCTAGGTGAACTCATCGACAGGGCCAGGGAGGCCGGTGTCCAGACCATAGTTGAGGGCCCGGGCCACATACCCCTCAATGAGATAAAGGCCAACGTCATACTCCAGAAGAAACTCTGCCGTGGGGCCCCATTCTACATGCTGGGACCAATAGTCACGGATATAGGGGCCGGCTATGACCACATAGTCTCATCAATAGGTGCCGCTGCATCTGCGGCTGCAGGTGCGGACTTCATCTGCTATGTTACACCTGCAGAGCACCTTGCACTTCCCTACCCAGACGATGTGAAGGAGGGGGTCATTGCAACAAGGATTGGGGCCTACGTTGGTGACATGGCCAAGGGGATCCATAGTGGGGAGAAAGACCTTGAAATGGCCAACGCCCGTAAGAAACTCAACTGGGAGGCCCAGTTCGATGCTGCAATGTGCCCTGCAGAGGCAAGGCGCATAAGGGACGAACGTCCGCCTGAGGATCCAGACACCTGCACCATGTGCGGTGAGTACTGTGCTGTTAAGATTGTCAACGAGTGGCTTGACAGTGCAGATACCAGGATCTTCGACTGA
- the lysS gene encoding lysine--tRNA ligase produces the protein MKHWIERIADELKERDVDEHVVASGTSISGSIHIGNSCDVFIASSISKSLKKDGFRSRTVWIADDHDPLRKVPYPLPKSYEKYLGVPYSMIPCPEGCCESFVEHFQRPFLDALERFRIRVEHHSGARMYTEGVYNDYIRTSLKKADEIREIFNRFRERPLRDDWLPYNPICERCGRVNTTEAYDFSGDTVRYRCDCGFRGEMDTKTGRGKLTWRVEWAARWKILGVTCEPFGKDHAASGGSYDVSSIISEEIFDYPAPYPVPYEWITLRGEAMSKSRGVFFTPGQWLEIGPPESLNYFIFRSKPMKHKDFNPDMPFLDLMDQFDRTERIYYGMEEAASEKEEQKLKRIYRVSMIDCPDLPLRPSYRFMTVAYQIAGDDLERLYGILKRNSQLPDEFMDKELGDLTDEQLTQLRERVENVKNWLKLYAPDFVKFHVQDELPEVELSDPQRRFLEELAGILESGDMSPEELHDEMYSILRKHGLKPQKAFQAIYKVLIGKKMGPRAASFLLSLERDFVTKRLRLKA, from the coding sequence TTGAAGCACTGGATTGAAAGGATAGCCGATGAACTTAAGGAGAGGGATGTTGATGAGCACGTTGTTGCAAGCGGAACATCCATATCAGGCTCGATACACATAGGGAACTCCTGCGACGTTTTCATAGCAAGCTCAATATCAAAGTCACTTAAAAAGGATGGGTTCAGATCAAGGACCGTTTGGATAGCAGACGACCATGACCCCCTCAGAAAGGTCCCCTATCCACTCCCCAAAAGTTACGAGAAGTACCTGGGGGTGCCCTACTCCATGATCCCCTGCCCTGAGGGCTGCTGCGAGAGTTTCGTGGAACACTTCCAGAGACCATTCCTTGATGCCCTTGAAAGGTTCAGGATAAGGGTCGAGCACCACTCAGGGGCCCGCATGTACACCGAAGGGGTCTACAATGACTATATAAGAACATCCCTAAAGAAGGCTGATGAGATAAGGGAGATATTCAACAGGTTCAGGGAAAGGCCCCTGAGGGACGACTGGCTCCCCTACAACCCCATCTGTGAGAGGTGCGGGCGTGTGAACACCACAGAGGCATATGATTTCAGCGGGGACACCGTTAGGTACCGCTGTGACTGTGGATTCCGTGGGGAGATGGACACAAAGACAGGGCGCGGTAAACTCACATGGAGGGTTGAATGGGCCGCGAGGTGGAAGATCCTCGGTGTCACCTGCGAACCCTTCGGTAAGGACCATGCCGCAAGTGGCGGCTCATATGATGTGAGCAGCATAATCTCAGAGGAGATATTCGATTACCCCGCCCCCTACCCGGTCCCCTATGAGTGGATAACCCTCCGGGGGGAGGCCATGTCCAAGTCAAGGGGCGTATTCTTTACCCCCGGGCAGTGGCTTGAGATAGGACCCCCTGAGAGCCTCAACTACTTCATATTCAGGAGTAAACCAATGAAGCACAAGGACTTCAACCCGGACATGCCATTCCTTGACCTCATGGACCAGTTCGACCGGACAGAGAGGATCTACTATGGTATGGAGGAGGCCGCCTCAGAGAAGGAGGAGCAGAAGCTCAAGAGGATATACCGGGTCTCAATGATAGACTGCCCTGATCTTCCGCTGAGGCCATCCTACCGCTTCATGACCGTTGCCTATCAGATCGCCGGGGACGACCTTGAAAGGCTCTACGGTATCCTCAAAAGGAACTCGCAGCTTCCAGATGAGTTCATGGATAAGGAACTCGGGGATTTAACAGACGAACAGTTAACCCAGCTGAGGGAACGGGTTGAAAATGTTAAAAACTGGCTCAAACTTTATGCCCCGGATTTCGTGAAGTTCCATGTCCAGGATGAACTCCCAGAGGTTGAACTCTCAGATCCCCAGAGGAGGTTCCTTGAGGAGCTTGCAGGCATCCTTGAGTCAGGGGATATGAGCCCGGAGGAGCTCCACGACGAAATGTACAGCATACTGAGAAAGCATGGTCTTAAACCCCAGAAGGCATTCCAGGCCATATATAAGGTTCTGATAGGTAAGAAGATGGGTCCAAGGGCTGCATCATTCCTTCTTTCACTTGAAAGGGACTTCGTGACAAAAAGGCTCCGCTTGAAGGCCTGA
- a CDS encoding UGSC family (seleno)protein, with amino-acid sequence MKVKVIEREVMDPLADTSMEEIPVNSIGDAGTISLLDNTKPGADIILRTLESELTGFRFIWSEKPAGAPAEAEQIERAALADLCILALGDCGSCTTWVILDAIRLEGMGVPTISICSDRFGEYARRLASANGMPGLRIVEVEHPIAGLEPEAVRGKAKKIIPSIMDHLR; translated from the coding sequence ATGAAGGTGAAGGTCATTGAAAGGGAGGTTATGGATCCCCTGGCAGACACCAGCATGGAGGAGATCCCGGTCAACAGTATAGGTGATGCTGGGACCATATCACTCCTTGACAACACAAAGCCAGGCGCTGATATCATACTGAGAACTTTAGAATCAGAGCTCACAGGCTTCAGGTTCATCTGGTCAGAGAAACCTGCAGGAGCCCCGGCAGAGGCTGAGCAGATAGAGAGGGCTGCTCTGGCTGACCTCTGCATCCTTGCCCTTGGTGACTGTGGCTCCTGCACCACATGGGTGATCCTTGACGCCATCCGCCTGGAGGGTATGGGTGTCCCCACCATCTCCATCTGCTCAGACCGCTTCGGTGAATACGCCAGGAGGCTGGCATCGGCCAACGGGATGCCCGGTCTTCGAATAGTTGAGGTGGAACACCCCATAGCGGGTCTGGAACCCGAAGCTGTAAGGGGAAAGGCTAAGAAAATAATACCATCCATAATGGACCATCTGAGGTGA